Proteins from a single region of Candidatus Hydrogenedentota bacterium:
- a CDS encoding PQQ-binding-like beta-propeller repeat protein, producing MRFFFTTMLSLGVFSLSAVAAPLQDWPEFRGPTAQGIAEGATPPVEWSAEKNIAWKRAIPGIGWSSPVVYQGGVYLMTALLDGEEKPTSLRALRVGGETGEIVWDVEVFPWSGPVQKQPKNSFASPTPIVAEGKVYVHFGPMGTACLDTEGKVLWKQTELAYDTPHGNGGSPALSGGKLIYSCDDTQNPFVVALDQNTGKVLWKTQRTTDASKKFSFSTPLVIDEGGRKRAVMPGSGFVGAYDLEDGAEVWRVNYGEGFSVVPRPVLSHGLVFVATGFINPCSVLAIRVGGEGDVTESHLAWRMDEGAPHTPSMLPLGDELYFVSDRGEMSCVDVATGTLHWREDIGGRYSASLVMGGGRIYVTSEEGTTHVVQAGKTFRKIAENVLPEKTYASLALSGPAIFLRTEGNLYRIEER from the coding sequence GTGAGATTTTTTTTCACCACAATGCTGAGTTTGGGCGTTTTTTCCTTGTCCGCGGTGGCCGCACCGCTTCAGGACTGGCCCGAGTTCCGCGGTCCGACGGCCCAGGGTATCGCCGAGGGCGCCACGCCGCCGGTGGAATGGAGTGCGGAGAAGAATATCGCATGGAAGCGGGCGATTCCCGGTATTGGGTGGTCCTCGCCGGTCGTGTATCAGGGCGGGGTCTACCTCATGACGGCGCTGCTCGACGGGGAAGAAAAGCCCACCTCGCTCCGGGCCCTTCGGGTAGGTGGTGAAACGGGGGAGATTGTGTGGGATGTGGAAGTCTTCCCCTGGTCGGGCCCGGTGCAGAAACAGCCGAAGAATAGCTTTGCCAGTCCCACGCCTATCGTGGCGGAGGGCAAGGTCTACGTTCACTTCGGTCCCATGGGCACGGCCTGCCTCGATACGGAGGGCAAGGTGCTCTGGAAGCAGACGGAGCTGGCTTATGACACGCCCCACGGGAATGGCGGGTCTCCGGCGCTCTCCGGCGGCAAGCTGATCTACAGTTGCGACGATACCCAGAATCCTTTCGTGGTAGCGCTGGACCAGAATACGGGCAAGGTGCTTTGGAAGACCCAGCGCACGACGGACGCTTCGAAGAAATTCTCCTTCAGCACGCCGCTGGTGATTGACGAGGGCGGCCGGAAGCGCGCGGTCATGCCCGGCAGCGGCTTCGTTGGCGCCTACGACCTGGAAGATGGCGCGGAGGTCTGGCGGGTGAACTATGGTGAGGGCTTCTCTGTCGTGCCCCGCCCGGTGCTGTCCCACGGGCTGGTGTTTGTGGCCACGGGCTTCATCAACCCCTGCAGCGTGCTCGCGATCCGGGTGGGGGGCGAGGGCGACGTCACAGAATCGCATCTGGCGTGGCGTATGGACGAGGGCGCGCCCCACACGCCCTCCATGCTGCCCCTGGGCGACGAGCTGTACTTTGTGAGCGATCGGGGCGAAATGTCCTGTGTGGACGTGGCCACGGGTACGCTGCACTGGCGCGAGGATATCGGCGGACGCTACTCCGCCTCACTGGTGATGGGTGGGGGCCGCATTTATGTGACCAGCGAAGAGGGAACGACACATGTCGTTCAGGCGGGCAAGACCTTCCGGAAGATCGCGGAGAATGTGCTGCCCGAAAAAACCTACGCCTCTCTGGCGCTGAGCGGTCCGGCCATCTTTTTGCGCACGGAGGGCAATCTTTATCGCATTGAAGAACGCTGA
- a CDS encoding DUF2961 domain-containing protein yields MIQLFTLTLAALFLLPPLAALAGPAGNAGDPLAGLAQLKIGQSMRASSTDPNLESGNGDARPIEPGATLVLADLTGPGVITHFWNTIAASDHGYSRMLVLRMYWDGEEHASVECPIGDFFGIGHGVDQPFTSTPISVSSEGRARNCYWPMPFGKSAKITVTNEGAGKVHAFYYYVDWTKLPSLPADTAYFHAMYRQEFPATMGQNYLIADIEGRGHYVGTILSVRQLTPSWFGEGDDFFYIDGETTPRLTGTGTEDYFCDAWGFRQFSYPYYGVPLYSSMDAFALTTAYRWHITDPVIFEKSLRMEIEHKGVTFNEDGSIKSGFEERPDDFSSVALWYQIEPHKAYPALPPAKDRLYHDWTKLVEVDQALDRVTATEGPITRQEGAQWTGGGQVFWQPAKEGQTLNVPIEIAEEGDHELLLLMTRSFDYGNYEVQIDGKPLGAPLDLYTSNVTTKEFAFRTGTLSKGPHTLSFVSRGKKPESTGYYFGFDGYLLNRLK; encoded by the coding sequence ATGATACAACTATTCACTCTCACCCTTGCCGCCCTTTTCCTGCTGCCGCCCCTGGCGGCCCTGGCCGGTCCCGCCGGGAACGCAGGCGACCCACTGGCGGGTCTCGCCCAGTTGAAGATCGGCCAGAGCATGCGCGCCTCCTCCACCGACCCCAACCTCGAATCGGGCAACGGCGACGCGCGGCCCATCGAGCCCGGCGCGACTCTCGTCCTGGCCGATCTCACCGGCCCCGGTGTCATCACCCACTTCTGGAATACCATCGCCGCCTCGGACCATGGCTATTCCCGCATGCTGGTCCTGCGCATGTACTGGGACGGCGAAGAGCACGCCTCGGTGGAGTGCCCCATCGGCGATTTCTTCGGCATCGGCCATGGCGTGGACCAGCCCTTCACCTCCACCCCCATCAGTGTCAGCTCCGAAGGGCGGGCGCGCAATTGTTATTGGCCCATGCCCTTCGGCAAGTCCGCAAAGATCACCGTGACCAACGAGGGCGCGGGCAAGGTTCACGCCTTCTACTACTATGTCGACTGGACCAAGCTGCCCAGCTTGCCTGCGGACACGGCTTATTTCCATGCCATGTATCGTCAGGAATTCCCCGCCACCATGGGCCAGAACTATCTCATCGCCGATATCGAAGGTAGAGGCCACTACGTCGGCACCATCCTCAGCGTGCGCCAGTTGACCCCGAGCTGGTTTGGCGAGGGCGATGACTTCTTCTACATCGACGGCGAAACCACCCCGCGCCTCACCGGAACCGGCACCGAGGACTACTTCTGCGATGCCTGGGGCTTCCGCCAGTTCAGCTATCCCTACTACGGCGTGCCCCTCTACAGCAGCATGGACGCCTTCGCCCTCACCACCGCCTACCGCTGGCACATCACCGACCCCGTCATCTTCGAGAAATCCCTCCGCATGGAGATCGAGCACAAGGGCGTCACCTTCAACGAAGACGGAAGCATCAAGTCCGGATTCGAGGAGCGGCCCGACGATTTCTCCTCCGTCGCCCTCTGGTATCAGATCGAGCCCCACAAGGCCTACCCCGCCCTGCCCCCGGCCAAAGACCGCCTCTACCACGACTGGACCAAACTCGTCGAAGTGGATCAGGCCCTGGATCGCGTCACCGCCACCGAAGGGCCCATCACCCGCCAGGAAGGCGCCCAGTGGACCGGCGGTGGACAGGTATTCTGGCAGCCCGCCAAAGAAGGCCAGACCCTGAACGTACCCATCGAAATCGCCGAAGAAGGCGACCACGAACTCCTCCTCCTCATGACCCGCTCCTTCGACTACGGCAACTACGAAGTCCAGATCGATGGCAAGCCCCTCGGCGCCCCTCTGGACCTCTACACGTCCAACGTCACCACCAAAGAGTTCGCCTTCCGCACCGGAACCCTCAGCAAAGGCCCCCACACCCTCAGCTTCGTCAGCCGCGGCAAGAAGCCCGAAAGCACAGGCTACTACTTCGGCTTCGACGGCTACCTGCTGAATCGGCTGAAGTAA
- a CDS encoding alkylphosphonate utilization protein, with the protein MPMLPPCPKCASEYTYEDGSLYICPECAHEWPLAAADDSAEPGAKIYRDSAGNVLQDGDTVTVIKDLKLKGSGGTIKIGTKVKNIRLVDGDHDIDCKIDGFGAMSLKSEFVRKS; encoded by the coding sequence ATGCCCATGCTGCCCCCCTGCCCGAAATGCGCTTCCGAATACACCTATGAAGACGGCAGTCTATACATCTGCCCCGAGTGTGCCCATGAGTGGCCCCTGGCGGCCGCGGATGATTCCGCTGAACCCGGCGCAAAGATCTATCGGGATTCGGCGGGCAATGTGCTGCAGGATGGCGACACGGTGACGGTGATTAAGGATCTCAAGCTCAAGGGCTCGGGCGGGACGATTAAGATCGGCACCAAGGTGAAAAACATTCGCCTGGTGGATGGCGACCACGACATCGACTGCAAGATCGACGGCTTCGGCGCCATGAGCCTGAAATCGGAATTCGTCCGGAAAAGCTGA
- a CDS encoding sodium:solute symporter gives MKELPWVDVVVLVLYVGTVSAVGSYFVRNSKTVAQFTAGGGRIPGWAVAFSLFGTYLSSMTFLGVPGKAYGGNWNPFVFSLTLPVAAFFASRYFIPFYRDTGEISAYTHLEARFGPWARTYTMLCYVLNQVARIGAILLGVALVLKSLLGWDMSTTIIVTGAIVTFYTLLGGIEAVVWTDVVQSAVLLIGAATALFLLVTGMPEGPGQILAIAREHGKLSLGSWGPSISDSTVWVVFAYGVAINLNNFGIDQDQVQRYHVARSHRSAARAVWAMALLYVPASFMFFAIGTSLFAYYEVHPEMLEQVRSQVAATRLDIELRTADATQQAAIAQAAAALTPADIGDKVFPHFIINGLPVGLVGLLVAALLAAAMSSIDTSLNCSATVILKDIYARFINPQATEKQSMRVLHGATLLWGAMGTTVALLLIRVNSMLDAWWLISGIFAGGMLGLFLLGFASRRSNNAGAVIGVIVGLLVIVWMTLPSVDQWPESLAVLRSPFHANLATVIGTLTIFLVGAFASRFFPQRSE, from the coding sequence ATGAAGGAATTGCCCTGGGTCGATGTGGTTGTTCTGGTGCTTTATGTAGGCACTGTTTCCGCCGTGGGCTCCTATTTCGTCCGCAACAGCAAGACCGTGGCCCAGTTCACTGCGGGCGGCGGTCGCATTCCCGGCTGGGCGGTGGCGTTCTCACTCTTTGGCACGTACCTTTCCAGCATGACCTTTCTCGGTGTGCCGGGCAAGGCCTACGGCGGAAACTGGAATCCATTCGTCTTCAGCCTGACCCTGCCGGTGGCGGCCTTTTTCGCTTCACGCTATTTCATTCCCTTTTATCGCGATACCGGCGAGATATCGGCCTACACCCATCTGGAGGCCCGATTCGGCCCCTGGGCGCGGACTTACACGATGTTGTGTTATGTCCTCAATCAGGTGGCGCGCATCGGCGCGATCCTGCTGGGGGTTGCATTGGTGCTGAAATCCCTGCTGGGCTGGGACATGTCCACGACCATCATTGTGACTGGCGCTATCGTGACCTTCTACACGTTGCTGGGTGGGATCGAAGCGGTGGTGTGGACCGATGTGGTGCAGAGCGCGGTGTTGCTTATCGGTGCGGCGACCGCGCTGTTTCTCCTGGTCACCGGAATGCCCGAGGGGCCCGGCCAGATTCTTGCGATAGCCCGGGAACACGGCAAGCTCAGTCTGGGAAGCTGGGGCCCTTCCATCAGCGACTCCACGGTCTGGGTCGTGTTTGCCTATGGCGTGGCGATCAATCTGAACAATTTCGGTATCGATCAGGACCAGGTCCAGCGTTATCATGTGGCGCGCTCGCATCGGTCCGCCGCGCGGGCCGTTTGGGCCATGGCATTGCTCTATGTACCCGCATCCTTCATGTTCTTCGCGATCGGCACCTCGCTCTTCGCATACTACGAGGTTCACCCCGAGATGCTGGAGCAGGTGCGCAGTCAGGTGGCCGCGACGCGGCTGGACATCGAGCTGCGAACGGCCGACGCCACGCAACAGGCGGCTATCGCGCAGGCGGCGGCCGCGCTGACCCCCGCGGACATCGGAGACAAAGTCTTCCCGCACTTTATCATTAACGGACTTCCCGTGGGGCTTGTGGGTTTGCTCGTGGCGGCTTTGCTTGCCGCCGCCATGAGCAGCATTGACACGAGCCTGAACTGCTCGGCGACGGTCATTTTGAAGGACATCTACGCGCGCTTCATCAATCCCCAGGCTACCGAGAAGCAATCCATGCGCGTGCTCCATGGCGCGACGCTACTCTGGGGGGCGATGGGGACGACGGTGGCCCTGCTGCTGATTCGGGTGAACAGCATGCTCGATGCGTGGTGGCTTATTTCGGGGATATTCGCGGGCGGCATGCTCGGGCTCTTCCTGCTGGGCTTTGCCTCGCGACGGTCCAACAACGCCGGGGCCGTGATCGGGGTGATCGTGGGCCTGCTCGTCATCGTGTGGATGACGCTCCCTTCGGTGGATCAGTGGCCCGAGAGTCTGGCCGTGCTGCGCAGTCCCTTCCACGCGAACCTGGCCACCGTGATCGGTACATTGACCATTTTTCTCGTGGGTGCTTTCGCAAGCCGGTTTTTCCCCCAGCGCAGCGAGTAG
- a CDS encoding FadR family transcriptional regulator: protein MERPATQGDSLANRLALKIHEDIVASDLSEGEFFMTGDQVEAHYDVSRSIAREALSQLRSLGILESRQKKGLLVSRPDPVQLMSRWVPLYGRGGKEGEFIRLAQLRYVLEVGAVDLAVGHATEAQLARLGELADTFESIAAEAGHTPEADEIDLAFHRLILEMTGNPLIAGMHQVLSGYFAASTEVAPNPKENAAMSIREHHLIAEALRRRDGALALSLLRAHLERTLAE from the coding sequence ATGGAACGACCCGCAACACAAGGCGACAGCCTCGCCAATCGTCTGGCCCTCAAGATTCATGAGGACATCGTGGCCTCCGATCTCAGCGAGGGCGAGTTCTTCATGACGGGCGATCAGGTGGAGGCGCACTATGACGTCTCGCGGAGCATTGCGCGGGAGGCCTTGAGCCAGCTTCGCTCCCTGGGTATCCTGGAAAGTCGTCAGAAGAAAGGTTTGCTGGTCAGTCGGCCCGACCCTGTTCAACTGATGTCGCGCTGGGTGCCGCTCTATGGCCGCGGCGGCAAAGAGGGGGAGTTCATTCGCCTGGCGCAGTTGCGCTATGTGCTGGAGGTGGGCGCGGTGGATCTGGCGGTGGGCCATGCGACGGAGGCGCAACTGGCACGACTCGGGGAACTGGCGGATACCTTTGAATCCATCGCGGCGGAGGCTGGCCACACGCCCGAAGCAGACGAAATCGATCTTGCATTTCATCGCCTGATCCTGGAGATGACGGGGAATCCCCTTATCGCGGGTATGCATCAGGTGCTGTCCGGCTATTTTGCGGCATCGACCGAAGTCGCACCGAATCCAAAAGAGAACGCGGCCATGTCTATCCGTGAGCATCACCTTATTGCGGAGGCCCTTCGACGCCGCGATGGTGCGCTCGCGTTGTCATTGTTGCGCGCGCACTTGGAACGAACCCTGGCGGAATAG
- the kdsB gene encoding 3-deoxy-manno-octulosonate cytidylyltransferase: MAKTRITGIIPARYGSTRLPGKPLRAILDKSMIQHVYERCAMADSIDDLVVATDDERIRDAVLAFGGKAVMTRPDHPSGTDRLAEVAESLETDIVVNIQGDQPFFNPDMIDEVVTPLVADPALEVATLMYPIEREDDLHDTGVVKVVTNLLGDALYFSRSLIPFPRQHVAHKVFEHVGLYAYRRTSLLRLAKLPVTTLEAVESLEQLRWLEHGVRIRVVESQCADQAFSGFSVDTPEDLARAEAMLREHLQNG; this comes from the coding sequence ATGGCAAAGACCCGAATCACCGGTATCATTCCCGCCCGCTACGGCTCCACCCGATTGCCCGGCAAGCCCCTGCGGGCCATTCTGGACAAATCCATGATCCAGCACGTCTACGAGCGCTGCGCAATGGCCGACAGCATCGACGATCTTGTGGTGGCCACGGACGACGAGCGCATCCGCGATGCCGTCCTCGCCTTTGGTGGCAAGGCGGTGATGACGCGGCCCGATCATCCCAGCGGCACGGATCGGCTGGCGGAAGTGGCGGAGTCCCTCGAAACGGATATCGTCGTCAATATTCAAGGCGACCAGCCCTTCTTCAATCCCGATATGATCGATGAAGTCGTTACGCCGCTCGTTGCCGATCCCGCCCTGGAGGTTGCCACGCTCATGTACCCCATCGAGCGCGAGGACGATCTCCACGACACCGGCGTGGTCAAAGTAGTCACCAACCTGCTCGGCGACGCCCTCTACTTCTCCCGCTCTCTCATCCCCTTTCCTCGCCAACACGTTGCCCACAAGGTCTTTGAGCATGTCGGGCTCTACGCCTATCGAAGAACTTCGCTCCTGCGCCTCGCCAAACTGCCCGTGACCACCCTGGAGGCGGTTGAATCGCTGGAGCAATTGCGCTGGCTGGAACACGGCGTTCGCATCCGCGTCGTCGAGTCCCAGTGCGCCGATCAGGCCTTCAGCGGCTTCAGCGTGGACACCCCCGAAGATCTCGCCCGCGCCGAAGCCATGCTCCGCGAACACCTTCAGAACGGATAA
- a CDS encoding DUF262 domain-containing protein: MSRSILLNTQTKNYLDLIGNGRIYRVPPYQRDYSWEIDQWEDLWNDVLDMKADAGERHYMGALVVEGTSDREFGIIDGQQRLATLSIIALAVLAHLNDLVRAGKEPEKNRERAVELRKRFIGDKDPASLIESSKLFLNENDDGFYQDYLVQLRTPNNPRGLSRSNSQLWKCFRFYVDAINKEPGLAESGQELAHLLSETIARQLLFILITVDDELNAYTVFETLNARGLELSATDLLKNYLFSRVKASNDLVALQRRWKALVGTVRQERFPEFLRYHLLCEQPKIRTQRLFKIVRDRVTRPEEVFALMDGLEQRAELFAALSDPGHEYWIDFPNCRPHIQEMQLFRVRQLTPVLFAAWETLSRDDFARVLKMLARLTFRHTVVTGLNTNELEPVSHAGAKALLNGEVKSPAQLFDRLRPIYVEKDRFVQAFAELEVSTRGQKKKLAKYILCALERDASGRPCDYQTDPGSIEHILPENPGAEWEAIFSQDRQEKYVYRLGNLALLQAAANRNVGNSGYDVKLQAYASSHYDSTRLVASIAPEEWTPELLNERQRQMAVRAEHLWRSDFAD, encoded by the coding sequence ATGTCCAGAAGCATCCTTCTAAACACTCAGACCAAAAACTATTTGGATCTGATTGGGAACGGACGCATCTATCGAGTACCACCCTACCAGCGCGACTACTCCTGGGAAATCGATCAATGGGAAGATCTCTGGAATGACGTGCTGGACATGAAGGCCGACGCTGGGGAACGCCACTATATGGGGGCCCTGGTGGTCGAAGGAACGAGCGACCGGGAGTTCGGCATCATAGACGGGCAGCAGCGCCTGGCGACGTTGAGCATCATCGCGCTGGCCGTACTCGCTCATCTGAACGATCTCGTTCGAGCGGGTAAGGAGCCGGAGAAGAATCGGGAAAGAGCGGTGGAACTTCGGAAACGTTTCATTGGGGACAAAGATCCGGCCTCACTTATCGAGAGCAGCAAGCTGTTCCTGAATGAAAACGATGATGGATTCTACCAGGACTATCTGGTGCAACTCCGCACACCAAACAACCCGCGGGGCTTGTCGCGTTCGAACAGCCAGCTCTGGAAGTGTTTCCGGTTCTATGTCGACGCGATAAACAAAGAGCCCGGCCTCGCGGAATCAGGTCAGGAACTGGCGCACTTGCTGAGCGAAACCATCGCGCGCCAGTTGCTTTTCATCCTGATCACCGTGGACGACGAACTGAATGCCTATACCGTCTTCGAAACGTTGAACGCGCGAGGCCTGGAGCTGTCGGCAACCGATCTGCTGAAGAATTATCTTTTCTCGCGGGTGAAGGCGAGCAATGACTTAGTTGCGCTCCAACGGCGGTGGAAGGCACTCGTAGGCACCGTTCGTCAGGAGAGATTCCCGGAATTTCTGCGCTATCACTTGCTGTGCGAGCAGCCCAAAATTCGAACGCAGCGGCTCTTCAAAATCGTGCGTGATCGGGTGACCCGTCCAGAGGAGGTCTTCGCCCTGATGGACGGCCTGGAACAACGGGCGGAGCTCTTCGCGGCGCTCAGTGATCCGGGGCATGAATACTGGATCGACTTCCCCAATTGCCGTCCCCATATTCAGGAAATGCAACTTTTTCGGGTGCGTCAGTTGACTCCGGTGCTTTTCGCAGCTTGGGAAACCCTTTCTCGCGACGACTTCGCACGGGTCTTGAAGATGCTTGCGCGCCTGACCTTCCGGCATACGGTAGTGACCGGACTCAACACCAACGAATTGGAGCCCGTAAGCCACGCAGGGGCGAAGGCGCTGCTCAACGGGGAGGTCAAATCGCCCGCCCAGCTTTTCGACCGCTTGCGGCCCATTTATGTAGAAAAAGATCGATTCGTCCAAGCCTTTGCCGAGCTCGAGGTTTCAACGCGAGGACAAAAGAAGAAACTGGCAAAGTACATTCTCTGCGCCTTGGAACGGGATGCTTCAGGACGGCCCTGCGACTATCAAACGGACCCCGGCTCTATCGAGCACATTCTACCCGAGAATCCGGGCGCGGAGTGGGAGGCTATATTTTCGCAAGACCGGCAGGAGAAGTATGTGTATCGACTTGGCAACCTTGCCTTACTCCAGGCGGCTGCAAATCGCAATGTCGGTAATAGCGGCTACGACGTGAAACTTCAGGCCTATGCAAGCAGCCATTACGACTCGACCAGGTTGGTCGCCTCGATTGCGCCCGAGGAGTGGACACCAGAATTGCTGAATGAACGACAGCGCCAAATGGCCGTGCGTGCGGAGCACCTGTGGCGTTCCGACTTCGCCGATTAG